One segment of Nostoc flagelliforme CCNUN1 DNA contains the following:
- a CDS encoding RDD family protein gives MTIERLPQKHYPKAEIGRRGMALGLDFLGVWLVSSLLGGGDIGIQFVQILVFVIFWLILRVLVVYNNQGQSLGRWAFDLKVLEVEDGEVVGRVPDLPSLVKREAIVGLGALLVSIALSNIRANPTAILLVLPLAIDCGTALSDTQMRQALHDRYCGTFIVSSRRGYSLDIKVKRLVENMRRNVRR, from the coding sequence ATGACTATCGAACGACTTCCCCAAAAACACTATCCCAAGGCTGAAATTGGGCGGCGAGGTATGGCATTGGGGCTTGATTTCCTTGGTGTCTGGTTAGTCAGTTCCCTACTGGGAGGCGGCGATATCGGTATTCAATTTGTGCAAATCCTAGTTTTTGTGATATTTTGGCTGATTTTGCGGGTGCTGGTGGTATACAACAATCAAGGGCAAAGTTTAGGGCGTTGGGCGTTCGATTTAAAGGTATTGGAAGTCGAAGATGGGGAAGTAGTGGGCAGAGTTCCAGATTTGCCCTCACTAGTGAAGCGAGAGGCGATCGTTGGCTTAGGTGCCCTTTTAGTGTCAATTGCCCTCAGCAATATTAGAGCCAATCCCACTGCTATACTGCTAGTACTTCCCCTAGCAATTGATTGTGGAACTGCCTTATCTGATACCCAGATGCGGCAGGCTTTACACGATCGCTATTGCGGAACTTTCATCGTTTCGTCGCGTCGTGGCTACTCGCTCGACATAAAAGTTAAAAGATTAGTTGAAAATATGCGGCGGAATGTGAGAAGATAG
- the rpmG gene encoding 50S ribosomal protein L33 — MAKSKGARIIITLECTECRTNSDKRSAGVSRYTSTKNRRNTTNRLELKKFCTHCNKHTVHKEIK, encoded by the coding sequence ATGGCTAAGAGTAAAGGTGCCCGCATTATTATCACACTAGAGTGTACTGAGTGCCGGACAAATTCAGACAAGCGTTCTGCTGGTGTTTCACGTTATACCAGTACCAAGAATCGCCGCAACACCACTAACAGGCTAGAACTGAAAAAGTTCTGTACCCACTGCAACAAACATACTGTTCACAAGGAAATTAAGTAA
- the rpsR gene encoding 30S ribosomal protein S18, whose protein sequence is MSYFRRRLSPIKPGEPIDYKDVDLLRKFVTERGKILPRRITGLTSQQQRELTLAIKRSRIVALLPFINAEG, encoded by the coding sequence ATGAGTTATTTCCGTCGTCGCCTTTCTCCGATCAAGCCAGGAGAACCAATCGATTATAAAGATGTTGATTTACTGCGTAAGTTTGTCACCGAGCGGGGTAAAATACTGCCACGTCGAATTACTGGGCTTACATCTCAGCAACAGCGAGAGTTGACATTAGCAATTAAACGTTCGCGGATTGTGGCTTTGTTGCCATTTATCAATGCGGAAGGCTAA
- a CDS encoding ribonuclease catalytic domain-containing protein, protein MEKGTLVEFRVQGDRRLGIVERPDGKTRWFVVDERGQSHSLAPRQITYTVTGQTYKPSEIASFLEQIKPYLDPSSLEVAWELLVEDGETVTPDQMANLLFSESDAPPCYAAHCLLSDDKLYFKQKGDAYEPRTAAQVAERKHQMEVEALKAKGQQEFLTRVEQALKGETVEWQRHDRQRLEGLEKYAALLADTVRTGVNYDSLARAYPPSAPVLETMTMLGRPTTPQGAFELLVDLGCWSPYENLFLRRSSIPIQFPNKVLEVAQQRLDFPPIDSDTNRLDLTHLKVYTIDDETTTEIDDGLSWEVLPDGRERLWVHIADPTRWLVPEDELDLEARKRGSTVYLPTGMIPMFPEVLATGPMSLIQGRVCCALSFGIILDTSGGVEDYSIHTSLIKPTYRLTYEDVDEMLQLRVQAEPEIAAIATWAQKRKAWRYAQGAISITMPEAMIKVKGDEINIDILDDSPSRQVVAEMMIVAGEVAARYGKAHNIPLPFRGQPQPELPAEEELLLLPAGFVRACAMRRCMPKSEMSITPLRHAGLGLDTYTQATSPIRRYSDLLTHFQLKAHLRGEVLPFSADQLKEVMMTVTSITQEVTMVERQTNRYYALEYLRRHPEETWEVTVLMWLREDSNLALILLEDLGLQLPMVFKRSVKLGEQILVKVSHADPQKDMIQFQEIVYQEAQTAAN, encoded by the coding sequence GTGGAGAAGGGGACGCTAGTTGAATTTAGGGTTCAAGGCGATCGCCGTCTGGGCATCGTAGAACGCCCAGACGGTAAAACCCGCTGGTTTGTGGTAGACGAACGTGGTCAATCCCACAGCCTCGCGCCTAGACAAATAACTTATACAGTTACCGGGCAGACCTACAAGCCTTCTGAGATTGCCAGCTTTTTGGAGCAGATCAAGCCTTATTTAGACCCATCTAGCTTAGAAGTAGCTTGGGAATTACTGGTTGAGGATGGGGAAACAGTCACCCCCGACCAAATGGCGAATCTGCTATTTTCAGAATCAGACGCGCCTCCTTGTTACGCCGCCCATTGCTTGTTATCAGACGACAAACTTTATTTCAAGCAAAAAGGAGACGCTTACGAGCCGCGAACTGCTGCTCAGGTGGCAGAACGCAAGCACCAGATGGAAGTAGAGGCGCTAAAAGCCAAGGGACAGCAGGAATTTTTAACTCGTGTAGAGCAGGCGCTCAAAGGTGAAACAGTAGAGTGGCAGCGCCATGATCGCCAGCGCTTAGAAGGACTCGAAAAATACGCCGCGCTGCTTGCTGACACCGTGCGGACAGGGGTCAATTATGACTCCTTGGCTCGCGCTTATCCACCAAGCGCTCCAGTATTAGAAACTATGACCATGCTGGGACGGCCCACAACACCCCAAGGAGCCTTTGAGCTGTTAGTGGATTTGGGTTGCTGGAGTCCTTATGAAAACTTGTTCCTGCGTCGTTCTTCAATTCCGATCCAATTTCCTAATAAGGTATTAGAAGTGGCGCAACAGCGTTTGGATTTCCCGCCGATTGACTCAGATACAAACCGCCTTGATCTGACTCACCTGAAGGTCTACACCATTGATGATGAAACTACCACAGAGATCGACGATGGTCTGAGTTGGGAAGTACTACCCGATGGCCGGGAACGGCTGTGGGTGCATATTGCCGATCCTACTCGATGGTTAGTGCCGGAAGATGAATTAGATTTGGAAGCCAGAAAGCGGGGTAGTACAGTCTATTTACCTACGGGGATGATTCCCATGTTCCCAGAGGTATTAGCGACTGGGCCAATGAGTCTGATCCAGGGACGGGTTTGTTGCGCCCTCAGTTTCGGGATTATTTTAGATACAAGTGGGGGAGTAGAAGATTACAGCATTCATACCAGCTTGATTAAGCCGACTTATCGTCTCACCTACGAAGATGTAGATGAAATGCTGCAATTACGGGTACAGGCAGAACCAGAAATTGCTGCGATCGCAACTTGGGCACAGAAGCGCAAAGCTTGGCGTTACGCTCAAGGGGCAATTAGCATCACCATGCCGGAAGCGATGATCAAAGTCAAAGGTGATGAGATCAATATTGATATTTTGGACGATTCCCCATCGCGGCAAGTAGTGGCAGAAATGATGATTGTTGCCGGTGAAGTTGCGGCTCGTTATGGTAAAGCTCATAACATACCTTTGCCCTTTCGCGGTCAGCCTCAACCAGAATTACCCGCAGAAGAAGAATTGCTGCTACTTCCCGCCGGATTCGTTCGGGCTTGCGCTATGCGTCGTTGTATGCCCAAGAGTGAAATGAGCATTACGCCTCTGCGCCATGCTGGTTTGGGTTTGGATACTTATACCCAAGCAACCTCTCCCATCCGTCGTTACAGTGACTTGCTTACCCACTTCCAGCTTAAAGCCCATTTGCGGGGTGAAGTTTTACCATTTTCCGCAGATCAACTTAAAGAAGTGATGATGACTGTCACTAGCATCACCCAAGAAGTGACGATGGTGGAACGGCAAACTAATAGATATTATGCTCTAGAGTATTTACGCCGTCATCCAGAGGAAACTTGGGAGGTAACAGTGTTAATGTGGCTGCGAGAAGACAGCAACTTGGCTCTAATTTTGTTAGAAGACTTGGGCTTGCAATTACCAATGGTTTTCAAACGTTCTGTAAAGTTGGGCGAACAGATATTGGTGAAAGTCAGCCACGCCGACCCGCAAAAAGATATGATCCAGTTTCAAGAAATAGTTTATCAAGAAGCCCAAACAGCAGCGAATTAG
- a CDS encoding type II toxin-antitoxin system ParD family antitoxin, translated as MNISLTPELEQLVKDKVSSGKYNSVSEVMGEALRLLEERDACGGLRQGVRDQGLAELKAKIQEGIEASERGEVVDGEEVFAEIEEDIRRAQAQMQQAEAGE; from the coding sequence GTGAATATATCTTTGACCCCAGAACTGGAGCAGTTGGTTAAGGATAAGGTTAGTAGTGGGAAATACAACTCAGTTAGTGAGGTGATGGGTGAAGCATTGAGATTGCTAGAAGAACGCGATGCCTGCGGCGGGCTACGCCAAGGCGTTCGAGATCAGGGTCTAGCAGAATTGAAAGCTAAAATCCAAGAAGGAATAGAAGCCTCAGAGCGCGGTGAAGTAGTCGATGGTGAAGAGGTGTTTGCAGAAATTGAAGAAGATATCCGACGCGCCCAAGCCCAAATGCAACAAGCAGAGGCTGGTGAATAA
- a CDS encoding GrpB family protein, whose product MDEVNILEYDPRWQTLFAQEAERIWQVLGNDLVVEIEHIGSTAVPGMAAKPVIDIMVGVRSLVNATSAVPALESLGYVYWRENPDPGRMFFVKGMPPYGNQRTHHVHIVEVNSEFWERKLFCDYLRRHPEEAKRYEALKRDLAATFRSDREAYTSGKNDYIRAVMSKARCEEMGKKQ is encoded by the coding sequence ATGGATGAAGTAAATATACTCGAATATGACCCACGGTGGCAGACTTTGTTTGCACAAGAAGCCGAGCGTATTTGGCAGGTACTAGGCAATGACTTGGTTGTGGAAATTGAACATATTGGGAGTACGGCAGTACCAGGAATGGCGGCAAAACCAGTTATTGACATCATGGTAGGAGTCCGTTCCTTAGTAAATGCAACATCTGCTGTTCCGGCATTGGAATCGTTGGGATACGTTTATTGGCGTGAAAACCCAGATCCTGGACGGATGTTTTTTGTGAAAGGAATGCCACCCTACGGAAACCAACGTACTCACCATGTTCATATAGTCGAGGTTAACAGCGAATTTTGGGAACGCAAGCTATTTTGCGACTATCTGAGAAGGCATCCTGAAGAGGCGAAACGATATGAAGCTTTAAAACGTGATTTGGCAGCAACTTTTCGGAGCGATCGCGAGGCTTATACTAGTGGTAAAAATGATTATATCCGGGCTGTGATGTCAAAAGCACGGTGTGAGGAGATGGGGAAAAAACAGTGA
- the rpmI gene encoding 50S ribosomal protein L35: protein MPKLKTRKAAAKRFRATGTGKIVRRKAFKSHLLEHKSSDKKRGMRQSALVHERDELNVRLMLPYL, encoded by the coding sequence ATGCCTAAACTAAAGACTCGTAAAGCTGCGGCAAAGCGATTCCGTGCCACCGGCACCGGCAAAATCGTCCGTCGTAAAGCGTTCAAAAGCCACCTTTTAGAACACAAATCTTCTGACAAAAAGCGTGGCATGCGTCAGAGTGCGCTTGTACATGAACGCGATGAACTTAACGTGCGCTTGATGCTCCCATATTTGTAA
- the rplT gene encoding 50S ribosomal protein L20 gives MTRVKRGNVARKRRNKILKLAKGFRGSHSTLFRTANQQVMKALRSAYRDRKKKKRDFRRLWITRINAASRQHGLSYSQLIGNLKKADIQLNRKMLAQLAVLDPASFGKVAELANQAKG, from the coding sequence ATGACTCGGGTAAAACGCGGTAATGTAGCTCGGAAACGCCGCAATAAAATTCTCAAACTAGCTAAAGGTTTTCGCGGTTCTCACTCAACTCTGTTTAGAACTGCCAACCAACAAGTGATGAAGGCGCTACGGAGTGCCTACCGCGATCGCAAAAAGAAAAAGCGCGATTTTCGTCGCCTCTGGATCACCCGCATCAACGCTGCTTCAAGGCAACACGGCTTGAGTTACAGCCAGTTGATCGGTAACTTGAAAAAAGCTGATATCCAACTAAATCGGAAGATGTTGGCACAATTAGCAGTCCTCGATCCAGCTAGCTTCGGCAAAGTTGCTGAACTCGCAAATCAAGCTAAAGGATAA
- a CDS encoding transporter substrate-binding domain-containing protein, producing the protein MYNRCNRWEIITRLHLVLSATIFWISCFSIVGTGLTASAAEMPEIQQRGYLTVAVKDNLRPLGFRDANGNLQGLEIDLARQLALDLLGKTEAVKLQPVANGDRLSVVLDKKVDFAIARVTATESRSRIVSFSVPYYLDSTVLVTKDPSVQRLSDFAKQKIAVLNNSSTIAQVRYYVPNAELVGVNSYDEARDKIESNAAFAFAADASVLSGWVQQYAQYRLLPIKLSTEPLSVVMPKGLQYDELRRNVNQAIARYLAEGWLQQRVQYWGLP; encoded by the coding sequence ATGTATAACAGATGTAACAGATGGGAAATAATTACTCGGTTACATCTGGTATTATCCGCCACTATTTTTTGGATATCTTGCTTTTCCATAGTGGGGACAGGATTAACTGCGTCTGCTGCCGAAATGCCAGAAATTCAGCAGCGAGGCTATCTAACTGTTGCCGTCAAAGATAACTTGCGTCCGTTGGGATTTAGAGATGCCAACGGTAATTTGCAAGGCTTGGAAATTGACTTGGCACGGCAATTGGCACTTGACTTGCTTGGTAAAACAGAGGCTGTCAAATTGCAACCTGTAGCGAATGGCGATCGCTTGTCTGTAGTCTTAGACAAGAAAGTTGATTTTGCGATCGCTAGGGTAACAGCAACTGAATCTCGCAGCCGCATAGTTAGTTTCAGTGTTCCCTACTATTTGGATAGCACTGTATTAGTTACAAAAGATCCCTCTGTGCAGAGATTGAGTGATTTTGCAAAACAAAAAATTGCTGTACTCAACAATTCCAGCACCATTGCTCAAGTACGGTACTATGTGCCAAACGCCGAGTTGGTAGGAGTGAATTCTTATGACGAAGCGCGAGATAAAATAGAAAGTAATGCAGCCTTTGCGTTTGCCGCAGATGCTAGCGTTCTGAGCGGTTGGGTGCAACAATATGCCCAATATCGGCTACTGCCAATTAAGCTATCAACTGAACCCTTGTCTGTAGTCATGCCCAAGGGATTGCAGTACGATGAGTTAAGACGGAATGTGAATCAAGCGATCGCTCGTTACTTAGCAGAAGGTTGGCTCCAGCAACGTGTTCAATATTGGGGCTTACCATAA
- a CDS encoding tetratricopeptide repeat protein produces the protein MDNSLAVVYLSVLVVILTIAAVSVFRQIFKTRKIEGSFGRLRKKLEKEKGTTQEYYELGSIYSDKKMYSQAILLFQKAIKTAQEEGEENIAPIYNGLGYIYFIQEQYDLAIRHYKEALKAKPDYVTGLNNLGHAYEKKKLTTQALQAYEEALKLAPNNPIAKRRAESLRRLVSA, from the coding sequence ATGGATAACAGTCTAGCCGTTGTTTATCTCTCAGTTTTGGTGGTTATACTCACAATTGCAGCCGTGAGTGTTTTTCGCCAAATTTTCAAAACTCGCAAGATTGAAGGCTCCTTTGGAAGATTGCGGAAGAAGTTAGAGAAAGAAAAGGGTACGACTCAAGAATATTATGAGTTAGGCAGTATTTATTCAGACAAAAAAATGTATTCCCAAGCGATACTGCTGTTTCAAAAAGCTATCAAAACTGCCCAAGAAGAGGGAGAAGAAAATATTGCCCCTATTTACAACGGGCTGGGTTATATTTATTTTATCCAAGAGCAATATGACCTAGCAATTCGTCACTATAAAGAAGCCCTAAAAGCTAAACCAGACTACGTAACAGGGTTGAATAATCTCGGTCACGCTTACGAGAAAAAAAAGTTAACTACTCAGGCGTTACAAGCTTACGAAGAAGCACTAAAATTAGCTCCAAATAATCCTATTGCTAAACGTCGTGCTGAATCTTTACGTCGTTTAGTTTCTGCCTAA
- a CDS encoding peptidylprolyl isomerase: MDFPEINIPGDGTLHARLITSLGQIIVRLEEDKTPNTVKNFVGLATGTIDWKDPKTGQSQKGTPAYDGVRFHRVIPDFMIQCGDPLARYPDMANRWGTGGPGYQFEDEFHPELKHSSAGILSMANAGRGTNGSQWFITEGPTPHLDRKHSVFGKVVEGMDIVNRIANVPTTRDRPNQDVVLEKVEIFRQ; this comes from the coding sequence ATGGATTTTCCAGAAATTAATATTCCCGGTGATGGCACATTGCACGCTCGTTTAATTACTTCCTTGGGTCAAATTATAGTTCGTTTGGAGGAAGACAAAACCCCCAACACCGTCAAAAATTTTGTAGGTTTAGCAACCGGCACAATCGACTGGAAAGACCCTAAGACAGGTCAATCTCAGAAAGGGACTCCTGCCTACGATGGAGTTCGCTTTCACCGAGTCATCCCTGATTTTATGATTCAGTGTGGCGATCCCCTGGCTCGTTATCCAGATATGGCCAACCGTTGGGGTACTGGTGGCCCGGGATATCAATTTGAAGATGAGTTTCATCCTGAATTGAAACACTCTAGTGCCGGTATTCTCTCAATGGCAAATGCAGGACGCGGTACTAATGGTTCGCAATGGTTCATTACAGAAGGACCAACGCCTCATCTTGACCGCAAACACAGTGTTTTTGGTAAAGTTGTCGAAGGTATGGATATAGTCAACCGTATCGCCAATGTGCCTACAACTAGAGATCGTCCGAATCAAGACGTAGTGTTAGAAAAAGTAGAAATTTTTCGGCAGTAA
- the bchB gene encoding ferredoxin:protochlorophyllide reductase (ATP-dependent) subunit B: MKLAYWMYAGPAHIGTLRIASSFKNVHAIMHAPIGDDYFNVMRSMLSRERDFTPVTTSVVDRNVLARGSQEKVVDNIIRKDGEEHPDLIVLTPTCTSSILQEDLHNFVERAQLEAKGDVMLADVNHYRYNELQAADRTLDQIVQYYIEKARKRGELADGKTAKPSVNIIGTTTLGFHNNHDCTELKRLMADLGIEVNTLIPEGASVNDLKKMSQAWFNLVPYRELGLTTARYLEEQFGTPYIDITPMGVVETARCIRKIQQVINAQGAEVDYEDFINEQTLHVSQAAWFSRSIDCQNLTGKKAVVFGDNTHAAAITKILAREMGIHVVWAGTYCKYDADWFRQQVSEYCDEVLISEDHGEIGDAIARVEPSAIFGTQMERHVGKRLDIPCGVIAAPIHVQNFPIGYKPFMGYEGTNQITDLIYNSFTLGMEDHLLEIFGGHDTKEVITRGISADSDLNWTKDGQAELNKIPGFVRGKVKRNTEKFARDRGFKEINAEVLYAAKEAVGA, from the coding sequence ATGAAATTGGCTTACTGGATGTATGCAGGCCCAGCCCACATTGGCACTCTGCGAATCGCTAGCTCTTTTAAAAATGTCCATGCGATCATGCACGCCCCCATTGGCGATGACTACTTTAACGTCATGCGCTCCATGCTATCGCGGGAGAGGGATTTTACTCCGGTAACAACCAGTGTCGTTGACCGCAACGTTTTGGCACGCGGTTCCCAAGAGAAGGTAGTAGATAACATCATCCGCAAAGATGGCGAGGAACACCCCGATCTGATTGTGTTAACTCCCACCTGCACCTCCAGCATTTTGCAAGAGGATTTGCACAACTTTGTCGAACGGGCGCAGTTGGAAGCGAAAGGAGACGTGATGCTGGCGGATGTGAATCACTACCGCTACAACGAACTGCAAGCTGCCGATCGCACTCTGGATCAAATCGTCCAATACTACATTGAAAAAGCGCGGAAGCGGGGCGAATTGGCTGACGGCAAAACAGCAAAGCCCTCGGTTAACATTATCGGTACTACTACCCTTGGTTTCCACAACAATCACGACTGCACCGAACTGAAACGATTGATGGCTGATTTAGGAATTGAGGTAAATACTTTAATTCCCGAAGGTGCTTCGGTGAATGACTTGAAAAAGATGTCCCAAGCCTGGTTTAACCTGGTGCCTTACCGTGAACTCGGTTTGACCACAGCGCGTTACCTGGAAGAACAATTTGGCACACCTTATATAGACATTACTCCAATGGGTGTAGTGGAAACTGCTCGTTGTATTCGCAAGATTCAGCAGGTAATCAACGCTCAAGGTGCAGAAGTTGACTATGAAGACTTCATCAATGAGCAAACCTTGCATGTCTCTCAGGCTGCTTGGTTCTCGCGTTCTATTGACTGTCAAAACTTGACTGGCAAAAAAGCTGTGGTCTTTGGTGACAACACCCACGCCGCCGCCATTACCAAGATTCTGGCGCGAGAAATGGGAATTCATGTTGTTTGGGCTGGAACCTACTGTAAATATGATGCAGACTGGTTCCGCCAACAGGTTAGCGAGTATTGCGATGAAGTGCTAATTTCCGAAGATCATGGTGAAATTGGGGATGCGATCGCTCGTGTCGAACCCTCTGCCATTTTCGGCACCCAAATGGAACGCCACGTTGGCAAGCGTTTGGATATTCCCTGCGGCGTAATTGCAGCACCAATCCACGTCCAAAACTTCCCCATTGGTTACAAACCATTTATGGGTTACGAAGGCACTAATCAGATTACAGATTTGATCTACAATTCCTTCACTTTGGGAATGGAAGATCACCTGTTAGAAATCTTCGGTGGTCACGATACCAAAGAAGTAATTACTAGAGGAATTTCTGCTGATTCTGATTTGAATTGGACAAAAGATGGTCAAGCAGAATTGAATAAGATTCCTGGATTTGTTCGCGGTAAAGTGAAGCGTAATACTGAAAAATTTGCTCGCGATCGCGGTTTCAAAGAAATCAACGCTGAGGTGTTGTACGCCGCGAAGGAAGCTGTCGGGGCTTAG
- a CDS encoding DUF2281 domain-containing protein translates to MDSLKEKILEKLERLPENAQQEVLDFLQFLEWRKENRQESQLSVVNEESDAGWLETDLSNLGSYEPYDWQPGELDKGLPIKYISEVGVVIVEE, encoded by the coding sequence ATGGATTCTCTCAAAGAAAAGATTTTAGAGAAACTAGAACGCCTTCCAGAAAATGCACAGCAGGAAGTTCTAGATTTCTTACAGTTTCTAGAGTGGCGAAAAGAGAATCGTCAGGAATCTCAGTTATCTGTAGTCAATGAAGAATCAGATGCAGGATGGCTAGAGACTGACTTATCAAATTTGGGTAGCTATGAACCTTATGATTGGCAACCCGGCGAACTAGATAAGGGTTTGCCTATTAAGTATATTTCTGAGGTGGGAGTAGTAATTGTTGAAGAATGA
- a CDS encoding type II toxin-antitoxin system Phd/YefM family antitoxin, producing MSKQTNLTDARNNLAELCNQVVADREVVIITRQEGENVALIAVDELNSLLETSHLLRSPKNAVRLLTALERAKARTLKPQNINELRQELGIDEEEEG from the coding sequence ATGTCCAAGCAGACAAACTTGACTGATGCTCGTAACAACCTAGCCGAACTCTGCAATCAAGTAGTTGCAGATAGAGAAGTGGTAATTATCACGCGACAAGAAGGCGAAAACGTCGCCCTAATTGCTGTTGATGAACTAAATAGTTTACTAGAAACATCTCATTTACTTCGTTCACCTAAAAATGCAGTCCGTTTGTTAACTGCTTTGGAAAGAGCAAAAGCTAGAACTTTAAAACCTCAAAATATTAACGAACTACGTCAGGAGTTGGGAATTGACGAAGAAGAAGAAGGATGA
- a CDS encoding Txe/YoeB family addiction module toxin: protein MTKKKKDETQPQENKVRDAVFHPEFREDLAYWVKTNRKTALRAFNLVEAIMRDPFTGIGKPEPLKYLDSDAWSRRLTQEHRIVYLVSDDRIDFLQGRYHY, encoded by the coding sequence TTGACGAAGAAGAAGAAGGATGAAACCCAACCCCAAGAAAATAAAGTTCGAGATGCTGTATTTCATCCAGAATTTCGGGAAGACCTCGCCTATTGGGTAAAGACAAACCGCAAAACTGCGCTTCGCGCTTTTAACTTGGTTGAAGCGATTATGCGAGATCCTTTTACAGGTATTGGGAAACCTGAACCATTGAAATACTTAGATTCAGATGCTTGGTCGCGGCGACTTACTCAAGAACACCGGATTGTTTATCTAGTAAGTGATGACCGAATTGATTTTCTTCAAGGTCGATATCACTACTGA